The genomic stretch AACTTGATATATTGAGTATAAATTATCTACAAATCCCAATTTCACGAACATCTCTTGATCTACCATTTTTGTATTATTAATATAGTTATATATTTCAATATATCCTTTCTCTTCTATAATACCATACTTACTCCAATCCAATAAATCTTCAATAGTCTCAAGCATCATATCCCCCTCAAATTCTTTATTTCCTCATAAATAATTCGGTAATATCCTCTAGTATTCCTTCTTCTTCTAACCATTCTATAGTAAATAAATTTCCATCATTGTCAAACACAATAAACTGCTCTCCTCCACCAGGCTTATCAAACCAAGGTGCAGCCTTCCCTGCTGTCATCTCATAATCCTTAAGTAAAACATAGTAATATTCTTTAGCCCCTTCGCTATGTGGAGCCAAAGATCTTTTATCAAAAGAATCTTCTAGATTACCTAAATACTGACCTGTTGGCTCTCCTATCCTTTTAAATATAGTACCCTTTTTAACAACTCTTGTTTCTTTAGTTCCTTCTAAAAAACCATAATCATCGGGCCAATTGATACGACCTGTTACCTGATCATAATATTTCGGATTATCATATACATCTTTATGTTTTTTATATAAATCTGCTTTTGGCTGATGCTTCCATTGAGAGAGTTTAACTCTATCTTCTATATCAATACCATTTTCAGCATAGTGGTGAAAATTATTGTATCCCTCTCTATCCTCTGGCGACATTAAATTTCCATAAATAATGGATGAATTCATAAATCTATTAGATTAAAAGCTCGAGCATATTTATATTAACCATGAAATTATAGATGAAATATTTTATAGAGATGTAAATACAACTTCAAATAAAAAAGTAAAATATTTTGTAATATCCCAGAATACACACATATTACTTTTTCTAAACTTATGATTTAATCACAGATAAATAAACCTTCCATTCTAAAGGATTTTGATGATTAGGTATAGTCTTTTTTCTTTGCAATAAAAAAGAACCCCTTTGGACTTTACCTATTGAGGCCCTTTTTATCCACATCAGCAGATTTCAATAAAAGTCGAGTGGAAACCAGTAACTTTTGGGAG from Tissierellales bacterium encodes the following:
- a CDS encoding TNT domain-containing protein translates to MNSSIIYGNLMSPEDREGYNNFHHYAENGIDIEDRVKLSQWKHQPKADLYKKHKDVYDNPKYYDQVTGRINWPDDYGFLEGTKETRVVKKGTIFKRIGEPTGQYLGNLEDSFDKRSLAPHSEGAKEYYYVLLKDYEMTAGKAAPWFDKPGGGEQFIVFDNDGNLFTIEWLEEEGILEDITELFMRK